From a region of the Vibrio agarivorans genome:
- a CDS encoding HNH endonuclease signature motif containing protein has translation MLNYDHLKQLGIDPAFFMEVTRNVNATARMDNPHVEEDDKVYQEARGEFINELRESFDGDNALRCEKCGLVIPSGYHIHHKDGDHTNNDKSNFSLRDPFCHLSSHLGFVGVNNMASVVYVPQIPQAVLNQIQIISYAFDHVVSTVNQSSKKFTLLKRQKADLDTLMSAVKATKGVVYRNFQTNDPLHFANIFAMMTEDEYLARAFKTDSANQLAEIGTFAGLRLLFEPSKFETEIKSFARYILIQDNETNQHNPAAWFDAAKLLKQKRHG, from the coding sequence ATGTTGAATTACGACCACCTTAAACAGCTTGGTATCGACCCTGCGTTCTTCATGGAAGTGACTCGAAACGTCAACGCTACCGCTCGTATGGATAATCCCCATGTTGAAGAGGATGACAAAGTTTACCAAGAGGCAAGAGGCGAGTTTATCAATGAGCTGCGAGAGAGCTTTGATGGTGATAATGCCCTTCGATGTGAGAAATGCGGTTTAGTTATTCCATCTGGCTACCACATCCATCATAAAGATGGCGACCATACGAATAACGACAAAAGTAATTTCTCATTGAGAGACCCATTTTGCCACCTATCAAGCCATTTAGGTTTCGTTGGTGTAAATAATATGGCGTCAGTGGTTTACGTACCGCAAATACCTCAAGCCGTTCTCAATCAAATACAAATTATCAGTTATGCGTTCGACCATGTAGTGAGTACGGTTAATCAGTCCTCTAAGAAGTTTACCTTACTGAAAAGGCAAAAAGCCGACTTAGATACCTTGATGAGCGCAGTCAAAGCGACAAAAGGGGTTGTTTATAGAAACTTTCAAACCAACGACCCTCTTCACTTTGCCAACATCTTCGCAATGATGACAGAAGATGAGTATCTGGCTCGGGCATTCAAAACAGACAGTGCAAATCAACTAGCAGAAATTGGAACATTTGCTGGGCTGAGACTGCTGTTTGAACCCAGTAAATTTGAAACCGAAATCAAATCTTTCGCTCGTTATATCCTCATTCAAGACAATGAGACTAATCAACATAATCCTGCAGCGTGGTTTGATGCTGCCAAATTACTAAAACAAAAGAGGCATGGATGA
- a CDS encoding DotD/TraH family lipoprotein (Members of this family include DotD of type IVB secretion systems and TraH of plasmid conjugative plasmid systems, both lipoproteins.), whose protein sequence is MRVNVKFALLAIAIINTITACSSSVAINETAPPSNQQRNLIDVELESFTQDLIDANNRLVSARKTKVDLQYEQHSKKLKPTKFSGLDINRDFDCTCDLKTALQVLSIQLGWDMNKVLEIGRKPAQGVPVSVQQRNQPLSLVLESLDMQVGHYVDIRIDPNFESILIEYKSLDAPRSTSYEIN, encoded by the coding sequence ATGAGGGTTAATGTTAAATTTGCGTTACTAGCAATAGCCATTATCAATACCATTACAGCTTGCTCATCTAGTGTAGCTATCAACGAGACAGCCCCACCATCGAATCAGCAACGAAATCTCATAGATGTAGAGTTAGAGTCGTTCACACAAGACCTAATTGATGCCAATAATCGGTTGGTTTCGGCACGAAAAACTAAAGTTGATTTACAGTATGAACAACACTCAAAAAAACTAAAACCAACTAAATTCAGTGGCTTAGACATCAATCGGGATTTCGACTGTACTTGTGATCTCAAAACAGCCCTACAAGTGCTCTCTATCCAGCTTGGCTGGGACATGAATAAGGTTCTTGAGATTGGCAGAAAACCAGCCCAAGGCGTACCCGTCAGCGTCCAACAGCGAAATCAACCGCTGTCCCTCGTCCTAGAGTCACTAGACATGCAAGTTGGACATTATGTAGACATACGAATCGATCCCAATTTTGAGTCCATATTAATTGAATACAAATCATTAGATGCCCCAAGGTCAACTAGTTATGAAATTAATTAG
- a CDS encoding type IV secretory system conjugative DNA transfer family protein, giving the protein MPLNELKDLNSNNAAYLEERKQKSVLQKKKIQIAGEYAFNHGYMTEMQYLETQMMANKQRWDTLLDFRRLSSLLSDGAAAGMYLVGGVVDEIDSSIKTVDDELIISGDEHFRYRKKPTLRVSPPHWFDYVFPNEHRDLSPPARSMLPSNQEERELWKRATEKGWERGIESAQEEYRKRMNHLFSDLIGITNYWYLVEVGMITEVNVDSTNYHLEHRKLDGLEELTINPTTIQITSQSQFVTDTSQWSGYASSQYINTNRKDLRDSIITGAIDLQEVQNSDVTIYTTEHEQLMDELRDEQFRTLLSN; this is encoded by the coding sequence ATGCCACTTAACGAATTAAAAGACCTTAATTCTAATAATGCAGCCTACCTAGAAGAACGTAAACAGAAGTCGGTTTTACAAAAAAAGAAGATACAAATTGCAGGGGAGTACGCATTTAATCATGGCTACATGACTGAGATGCAGTACCTAGAAACACAGATGATGGCAAACAAACAGCGTTGGGACACACTTCTGGATTTCAGACGACTGTCATCACTACTCTCTGATGGGGCTGCCGCTGGAATGTACCTTGTGGGTGGGGTTGTCGATGAGATTGATAGCTCAATTAAAACCGTTGACGATGAACTCATCATTAGTGGAGATGAGCATTTCAGATATAGAAAAAAACCTACGCTTAGGGTGAGTCCTCCGCATTGGTTCGATTACGTTTTTCCAAATGAACATCGAGACCTATCCCCTCCTGCACGTTCCATGCTGCCATCGAACCAAGAAGAGCGTGAGCTATGGAAGCGAGCAACTGAAAAAGGTTGGGAACGTGGAATTGAGTCAGCACAAGAAGAATACCGCAAGCGTATGAACCACCTTTTCTCTGATCTAATTGGTATTACGAATTACTGGTATCTAGTAGAGGTCGGGATGATCACAGAGGTCAACGTTGACTCTACCAATTATCACCTAGAGCACAGAAAACTCGATGGTTTAGAAGAATTGACGATAAACCCAACCACAATCCAAATAACATCTCAAAGTCAGTTCGTTACTGACACGAGTCAATGGAGTGGGTATGCATCAAGCCAATACATTAATACGAACCGTAAAGATCTGCGTGATTCAATCATCACAGGGGCTATCGATCTACAGGAAGTACAAAACAGTGATGTCACTATCTATACAACGGAACATGAACAACTGATGGACGAACTCAGAGATGAGCAGTTTAGAACTCTCCTATCTAATTAA
- a CDS encoding ATPase, T2SS/T4P/T4SS family, whose translation MSSLELSYLIKSYGSHELKSTGAPQVSDNWLMTPSPIIVSMIDANALDVILIKAVEAKYRDIYIASDNYIRGRKGNKFQLITNRELTHSEVETLMDSMTGNKVGRAYGGESINDRYIVTDRLNPNKKTAFRYSLTTHTNGNFRGLDVAIRPIPEDVPKASDIGIEGELLDHVESMTQGMILLIGGTGTGKTTTLAAIMRYILEKPSHTRILEYGRPPEYMWHNVLIHPSNEIITYSVAESGESGGDAKDYEQAISTAVRKAPTWVAVTEMTDLESFKAGIEFSNTGHIVSSTLHANSVESAFSRIYMKFPSSEREALMDNLISETEIMVAQKLEDRVGGEMIAVREQLILTTEVKDTLKDAMENGLTALKRSVRHLLEIQQTSFKQAAANLYEQGLIDEATLSKYMR comes from the coding sequence ATGAGCAGTTTAGAACTCTCCTATCTAATTAAATCCTATGGTAGTCACGAGCTAAAAAGCACGGGCGCTCCGCAGGTAAGTGATAACTGGTTAATGACTCCCTCGCCCATTATCGTATCAATGATTGATGCTAATGCGCTGGACGTTATTCTCATCAAAGCTGTTGAGGCTAAATACAGAGACATTTATATTGCCTCAGACAACTATATCAGAGGACGAAAGGGGAACAAGTTTCAACTCATCACTAATCGTGAGTTAACTCATAGTGAAGTTGAAACACTCATGGACTCGATGACGGGCAACAAAGTTGGTCGAGCTTACGGTGGTGAATCAATCAATGATCGCTACATCGTTACTGATCGATTGAACCCCAACAAAAAAACTGCCTTTCGCTATTCTCTAACGACTCATACCAATGGTAATTTTCGAGGTCTGGATGTGGCGATTCGCCCAATTCCCGAAGATGTCCCTAAAGCCTCTGATATAGGTATTGAGGGAGAGTTATTAGACCATGTGGAATCAATGACTCAAGGCATGATACTGCTCATTGGTGGTACAGGTACAGGTAAAACCACGACCCTTGCCGCAATCATGAGGTACATTTTAGAAAAGCCATCCCATACCCGAATTTTAGAATATGGTCGCCCACCTGAATATATGTGGCATAACGTACTCATCCATCCGTCCAATGAAATCATTACGTATTCCGTTGCAGAATCGGGGGAAAGTGGAGGTGACGCTAAAGACTACGAACAAGCAATATCCACTGCTGTACGCAAAGCGCCTACTTGGGTAGCCGTGACGGAAATGACAGATCTAGAGTCATTTAAAGCAGGTATCGAATTTAGCAACACAGGTCATATCGTTTCTTCTACGTTACATGCAAACAGTGTCGAGTCAGCGTTCTCTCGAATCTATATGAAATTCCCATCCTCCGAACGTGAAGCTCTGATGGACAACCTCATTTCTGAAACTGAGATAATGGTTGCGCAAAAACTAGAAGACCGCGTTGGAGGTGAAATGATAGCTGTTCGAGAACAACTGATACTCACAACAGAGGTAAAAGACACGCTCAAAGACGCAATGGAAAATGGACTCACTGCCCTAAAGCGCTCAGTCAGGCATCTTCTGGAAATACAGCAAACATCATTCAAACAGGCAGCAGCTAACTTGTACGAACAAGGGCTAATCGATGAAGCAACCCTATCCAAGTACATGAGGTAG
- a CDS encoding TcpQ domain-containing protein, which translates to MKMKNLRTIMLTGLCAAIALSPTVNAGVYVSVDSIRPTTDHQLAVAQIEASKAQTKAIERSAMTSEFVLGQMLEWQQAQQRRADQKYDETMRQRLAVELKQEDLLVQQKRLMADKNSLEYERIAMLDDFHEQEQQMHKRNVATQRAIYDEQRNREESFYNTQADIQRQTLELQNKVASSSDDLLLAQLQHNAPSNIVVASKDAPNFKATLKPNDGGDLSALSRADSKAPLVNMNSFIESIMPDGWVYTPPANSSSKQISLVQGKDWKSIINQIAIQHPYLEFHIDPYKKTLVSRQMYQPQSPKQNDYIVRSWHIQKNKSLHETLDGFAHQAGWTLLWETENIDYPIVAPAVINTDFSGENGIVNQLMRSTQDQDFPLFAKWNNHNKVVVIKRRKSTRR; encoded by the coding sequence ATGAAGATGAAAAATTTGCGCACGATAATGCTCACAGGTCTGTGTGCTGCTATCGCTCTCTCTCCTACGGTTAACGCAGGTGTTTATGTATCGGTAGACTCCATTAGACCCACAACTGACCATCAACTCGCAGTTGCTCAAATTGAAGCTTCCAAAGCCCAAACCAAAGCCATTGAAAGAAGCGCGATGACCAGTGAGTTTGTACTGGGTCAAATGTTGGAATGGCAACAGGCTCAACAGCGCAGAGCTGACCAAAAGTACGATGAAACCATGCGTCAACGATTGGCTGTAGAGTTGAAGCAAGAAGACCTACTGGTTCAGCAAAAACGTCTAATGGCAGACAAAAATTCTCTTGAATATGAACGCATAGCGATGCTTGACGATTTTCATGAACAAGAGCAGCAAATGCATAAAAGAAATGTCGCTACACAGCGAGCGATATACGATGAGCAACGCAACAGAGAAGAGTCATTTTATAACACGCAAGCTGATATTCAGCGACAAACGCTTGAATTACAGAACAAAGTTGCTTCCAGTTCAGACGACCTACTGCTTGCACAGCTACAGCACAATGCACCATCCAATATCGTAGTAGCATCCAAAGACGCACCTAATTTCAAAGCGACATTAAAGCCTAATGACGGTGGCGATTTATCGGCACTTTCGCGAGCGGATTCTAAAGCACCCCTAGTGAATATGAACTCGTTTATCGAATCAATAATGCCTGATGGCTGGGTCTATACACCACCAGCGAACTCATCTAGCAAACAGATCTCATTGGTTCAAGGTAAAGACTGGAAAAGCATCATCAATCAAATTGCAATCCAACATCCCTACCTAGAGTTCCACATCGACCCTTACAAAAAGACCCTCGTCTCTCGTCAGATGTACCAACCGCAAAGTCCAAAGCAAAACGACTATATTGTGCGCTCTTGGCACATTCAAAAAAATAAGTCACTACATGAAACTCTGGATGGATTTGCTCATCAAGCTGGCTGGACACTGTTGTGGGAAACAGAAAACATTGATTATCCAATCGTTGCCCCTGCGGTGATTAACACAGACTTTAGCGGTGAGAATGGCATCGTGAACCAGCTAATGCGTTCAACTCAAGACCAAGATTTCCCACTCTTTGCCAAGTGGAACAATCACAACAAAGTTGTCGTCATCAAGAGACGCAAGTCAACACGCAGATAA